In a genomic window of Primulina huaijiensis isolate GDHJ02 chromosome 10, ASM1229523v2, whole genome shotgun sequence:
- the LOC140985886 gene encoding uncharacterized protein, translating to MGEMWKEIRMLRQQQETETLREFIRRFNDVALDIPAASRDIMISAFTQGLRGGEFFKSLVKKPPSSYDDLLSRTEKNVNLEDAQRHKRIEQRPGKGRVEGTEREGRKRCGWEREEDKARDRRQFSSHVSLDRSRDEVMEVREPEGRWEKSRMVKSSARLPSRDRREGSASGSRPKSRPSPRRGQGPPWINHRVGEQRGEGRGQDVPQEPVERRRRMDEDNHPTRGMIHMISRGTTDGEYGRAWNAHGRRLENFEISRGADLPQVPVISFGPEDLRGVVTPYNDALVVTTTIANYDVARIFIDNGSSVNVLFKSKLDQMKMEGFEFEPVSTPLYGFEGHAIPPLGQIVLPLSLGTDPWQVTKMIAFTVVDNPST from the exons atggggGAGATGTGGAAGGAGATACGGATGTTGAGGCAGCAG CAAGAAACTGAAACTCTGCGAGAATTTATCCGGCGTTTCAACGATGTAGCGCTGGATATACCAGCTGCTTCTcgtgacatcatgataagtgcatTTACCCAAGGACTGAGAGGAGGGGAGTTCTTTAAATCGTTGGTCAAGAAACCTCCATCAAGTTATGATGATCTGTTATCTCGGACGGAAAAAAATGTAAATCTAGAGGATGCCCAACGACACAAGAGGATCGAGCAGCGGCCCGGGAAAGGAAGAGTTGAGGGAACAGAGAGAGAAGGAAGGAAGAGATGTGGATGGGAAAGGGAGGAGGATAAAGCTAGGGACAGAAGACAATTCTCATCACATGTTTCTCTGGATAGGAGTCGTGACGAGGTGATGGAGGTGAGGGAGCCCGAGGGGAGGTGGGAGAAGTCGCGAATGGTTAAGAGCAGTGCTAGATTGCCTTCGCGGGACAGACGAGAAGGATCCGCATCCGGGAGTCGACCGAAGTCTCGCCCGTCCCCTAGGCGTGGTCAAGGCCCTCCGTGGATAAATCATAGGGTCGGGGAGCAGAGGGGGGAAGGTCGAGGTCAAGATGTTCCTCAGGAGCCCGTCGAACGGAGGAGGAGAATGGATGAGGATAACCACCCtacgagaggaatgattcatatgatctcgAGGGGTACTACTGATGGAGAATATGGGCGAGCTTGGAATGCACATGGGAGAAGGTTGGAGAACTTTGAGATATCTAGGGGTGCAGACTTACCACAAGTCCCCGTCATCAGCTTTGGGCCAGAAGACCTCCGAGGCGTTGTGACTCCATATAACGATGCCTTGGTAGTGACGACCACCATTGCCAATTATGATGTGGCGaggatatttattgataatggaagctccgTGAACGTCTTGTTCAAGAGCAAGTTGGATCAAATGAAGATGGaaggatttgagtttgagccgGTATCCACCCCGTTGTATGGGTTTGAAGGACACGCCATCCCGCCTTTGGGTCAAATTGTTCTTCCCCTATCCTTGGGGACTGATCCTTGGCAGGTAACAAAAATGATAGCATTCACCGTGGTGGATAACCCGTCAACGTAA